In Poecile atricapillus isolate bPoeAtr1 chromosome 1, bPoeAtr1.hap1, whole genome shotgun sequence, the sequence ATAGAGAAcaggagcctgcagagcagtTTTTGGAGTGGTGGGAAGAAGACTGTTCAGgggctctgcagctctccttcCTTGGCAGGAGTCCCTGAGTGCATCACATACCTCTGACTATGTCTCCAGCAAGTAATCTCTTTTGTGCTCCTTAGGAGAATCCTAGAGAGAGATAATTTTCAAGCTGTGTCTAGTGTCAGACATAGTCACTGACTTGACAAGACCCCAGAGCTCCAGTTTTGTACCACAGGAGTCCACTCAGAGCACAACTTGGTGCTTTTGATAAAACCCCAAGGACAAAGCAAACACCATTACTGCAGCTCCTTTAGGGGTGCTTGTTAGCAAGGAGTTCCATTTAGGAAAGAAGGCACAGACCTGCTCACAGCTGCCTGGAGAGAAGCCCACACACAGTTATTTGTCCACAATAAAATGGAAAGCTTTCACCTGACTTTCGCAAAAGCCAAGACTTCACATTTAATGAACACAAACCTTGTCTTACTCAAAGCCCTGAGAGCAGAGGGTTGGCAGGGAGAAGAGAGCCTTAAGAACACCTAGTTTCTTGAATAATATCATGGAATTGTGTGGTTTAGGAGGGGGAAGTTTCCACCGCAGCATGAGTGAGTCACAAATAAATGCAATAGGGAGATGAAGCTGTTGGGCTGAAGGCAGAACATCACAAGCCCATCACACTCAATATATTTTCTGGGAATGTTCCAACAATGCCCCTGCACGTCTGGCTTTATCCAGTTCCTAAATAGGGAAAGGTGACCACTATTGGAGTATATAAATTctcgctcgcggtgagagacttctccagggtcaagctgtttaagtataagcaatttattataagggtaaaaggagggaagacccgtgtccgccaccagcctcggcgtccacgtggtccgggggaagggagagaacagGTAGAACAGGGGAGGTGAGGTtggatgagggagggagggagtaagagagcagagagaaagagggaaaaagcagagggagagagcagggaggacgagaggggtaggagcagggagagggggctgagagttaggagcgggggagagggggagaggggtaaGAGGGAAAGGGTAAGGGGTCCGAGAGGAGAGTTAAGAGGTCAGAGTAAAGAGTAAAGAGTAAAGAGTAAAaagagcgaagttcttgttacaattcaatatatctttttctatcgtgaatattctaattcttagtaaccaatcaccatgagacacacccactaaagaatttacattcagcctatgcgcttccctctattaacatacagtgttgcattttagattctacaaaaccttacaagttctttccttgcttcttggcctttgcattctttatcagcagaaggacattgttttatcaacagggattctcctctagctggctaagctattgttctttggttaaccagtactcagtatcctatgactcaaagcaggctttcatttctactttgattctagccttcatatttccaGACTCTTTTGTTAaaccatcacattcataaggtttccctgtttcaccttccccaaCATCTCCCCTGTCTCGATGAACTATTTAAGATAATAGAAACTGTCTTATTTGTTAGTTTTTGCACACACTGAAGTATAACGGGTACTGCTCCTAAAACTACAATTAACActtattaaaacaattaaacTTATTTTACAGAGTTCTCTTAGCCAAGGTGCAAAGCTTAAAACTTTAAACAAATTGTCCAGCTTCTCTAACTTTTGAAGGTCAGATTGATTCACTTTAGAATTATCAATATGAGTTTGTTTGGctaaatttttcaaattttgcagCTGTTTATGAATGGGAACAGTATGATCTGACAAGCAGATGGTATCAAAGCTTGCAGTCTTTGGCTAAGGCAACCCAGGCATTTATCTTGGGCTGATTTACAGGTAAAGTTTTACTACAAAGATTGATGCAAAAGGGTAAAAACAACATGCATTCATGCAAATAACGGGAATTCGTTTGTTTTTTGTTGAACTATCTCTGGTAGATCACTTTCTCTCAAAGTCTTTCTAAGTTCCTTTGCTTGAATTGTCACTGTTGGTGGTACGGTATCTGCTTTTGAATAatctctttctttatttccctctATTTCTCGCTCCCGTTCTCCCCCGTCTTTCGTGGCTGCTGGTTGTGGTGCAGGGCAGTTCAAGAGTCGTGTAGGTGAGCCCGGGAGTGGCAGTACATCGGTGCGCGGGGGCCGTGGCTGTCGCTGTTCCGCGCTGTCGGGGAGAGTTGCTGACCTAGCGGATACAGACGGGATCTGTGCCGGTGTCAGCAGCGGGGCAGAGACAGGCGGGGGCCGTGTGCCGGTGTCGGGCGGCTTCGGTGGTGGACGCGGGGACGTGAAGACGCATGGCGGGGACTGGacagtggctgggctgggcggTGGCAGAGGCGACGCGGGTGTCAGCAGCTGTAGAGCCGGGGTCCCGTTCCCGTCCTTACTCTCCCCCTCCGCAGTTTGAGAGGCTGGCACGGGGGGGTGGCACGGGGGACCCGGGGACGGCGGAGGCAGGAGCGCCGGCGACAGAAATTGTGTCTGCGCATGCGTGGATGGCGTCAGCGCCGCAGGGCAGCATGGGGGAGTGGTGTACGGCAGCGGGCATTTCGGATCGGGCCGCGCCGCACCGCTCAGATCGGTGTCGCTgcacggcggcggcggcggggccggcggcacCACGGGCGCCGGGAAAGCGGAGCCCGCGGGGCACCAaggcggcgcgggcggcacGGAGGGGGTGTaggggagctgagctgtgggaaCCGCGATGCCGAGGGTGGGTGGGGTGGCGGAGCCGGGAACCACGGTGTCGGCGGGGGCAGGCGGGACCGCGGGGACCGCGCCGCCGGGGGTCGGCGGAGCcgcagcggcggcggggcccaTAGCCGCGGGGACGGTGGAACGGGGCGGGACCGCAACATCGGGGGAAGCTAGGACGGCAGGAGGGGGGCAAAAGCGGGGCGGTGGGACGGGGAAggcggggggaggggtgggaacgGATCGTGCCGGAACTGGGGTAGGGGGAACGGGGACCGCgtggtgggggggagggggcgcgCCGGACTGAGCgggcaggaagggaggggggACGGCGGGGACCGAGGGTACGGGGGCCACATGgtcggggggaggggacacaccgGTCTGAGCgggcaggaagggaggggggACGACGGGGACCGAGGGTACGGGGGCCGCGTAGTCGGGGGGAGGGGGCACACCGGTCTGAACgggcaggaagggaggggggCCGGCGGGGACAGAGGATGCGGGGGCCGCGTGGTCGGGGGGAGGGGTAGGAGATACGGGGGTTGCGGGGTCCGGGGGGCTCGTCGCGCGTTGTGTATTCGCGGCACACATTTCTACGAGTGCCCTACAGGCTGGGACCAACTTTGCGGCCGCCATATCTCGGCGggaaatgttattaaaaagcttATTACCAACTGTGTCCCAGAAATCTCTAGTAAAAAATTCTGAGTGTTTTGCGTTTGGGAAATTAACTAGAGTCCAGGTTAGGAGGGTTTTTAGTTCTCGTTTAGGCAAATTACTTTGGCTGGCTTTCAGTAAGAATTTTAGTTGCTTATACAGCTTTTTGTCTGGGGTTGAATGGCTTTGACCCATGATAGACTGGTTTGTGACTCACCTCTTATCTAAATGATGTTGGCTCGTCTCTCAGAGCTCGGGCGATGGGTGCTGGCCAGGCACCTCCTGTCCGTTCTCTGGTGTCACTTAGTAATACTCGCACATAACCACGCTGCAGAGTCGTCTAAAAACTATGGTTTGGACACTGCAGCGGAAAAACTTTTAGAGAGATCGGGGTGCAGATGCTGTGGCAGCGTTTACCCCTCGCTCGACCACGTAGAGGCTTTCCCCGCCTAGCCCAGGTGAGACGTCGCCTTGCAACGCCCCCCTGAGCTCCACGGGGGCTCCACGGAAACCAGGGGTTCAGACGCTGCTACGCAATCTTCACCCCGAATAAACCACGCAGGGGGGGAGTCCCGTGTAGCACAGAAGAGATGTGGCTTTGCCACCCTCTCTCGTGTCACAGGACCCTGCGGAAACCAGGGGTGCCGAGGTCGCCTGGCAACCTGCACCCCGAAAAAACCACGCAGGGGGGGAGTCCCGTGTAGCACAGAAGAGGCGTGGCTTTGCCACCCTTCTCAGTGCCACAGGGCCCTGCGGAAACCAGGGGTGCCGAGGTCGCCTGGCAACCTGCACCCCGAATAAACCACGCAGGGGGGGAGTCCCGTGTAGCACAGAAGAGGCGTGGCTTTGCCACCCTTCTCAGTGCCACAGGGCCCTGCGGAAACCAGGGGTGCCGAGGTCGCCTGGCAACCTGCACCCCGAATAAACCACGCAGGGGGGGAGTCCCGTGTAGCACAGAAGAGGCGTGGCTTTGCCACCCTTCTCAGTGCCACAGGGCCCTGCGGAAACCAGGGGTGCCGAGGTCGCCTGGCAACCTGCACCCCGAATAAACCACGCAGGGGGGGAGTCCCGTGTAGCACAGAAGAGGCGTGGCTTTGCCACCCTTCTCAGTGCCACAGGGCCCTGCGGAAACCAGGGGTGCCGAGGTCGCCTGGCAACCTGCACCCCGAATAAACCACGCAGGGGGGGAGTCCCGTGTAGCACAGAAGAGGCGTGGCTTTGCCACCCTTCTCAGTGCCACAGGGCCCTGCGGAAACCAGGGGTGCCGAGGTCGCCTGGCAACCCGCACCCCGAAAAAAACACGCGGCGGATACCTCTAAAGCTCCGGAGCTGACGCTGCTAAGCAACAGCCGGCCCGTGCCCGAGGGTGCCGCggaacaggggaaaaagagTTACAGTGTTACGGTGATCAGCCGCATAAACTGCACTCCAGACGGCCTTAAAGGGTGAAAAACCAGTCTTTTTAGTTACCAATGATGGAGAAGTGTCTCACCGATGGAGAAGGCGTGGGACGGGTCTCAGACGATGGGCGCCAGGTATTGGCGTATATAAATTctcgctcgcggtgagagacttctccagggtcaagctgtttaagtataagcaatttattataagggtaaaaggagggaagacccgtgtccgccaccagcctcggcgtccacgtggtccgggggaagggagagaacagGTAGAACAGGGGAGGTGAGGTtggatgagggagggagggagtaagagagcagagagaaagagggaaaaagcagagggagagagcagggaggacgagaggggtaggagcagggagagggggctgagagttaggagcgggggagagggggagaggggtaaGAGGGAAAGGGTAAGGGGTCCGAGAGGAGAGTTAAGAGGTCAGAGTAAAGAGTAAAGAGTAAAaagagcgaagttcttgttacaattcaatatatctttttctatcgtgaatattctaattcttagtaaccaatcaccatgagacacacccactaaagaatttacattcagcctatgcgcttccctctattaacatacagtgttgcattttagattctacaaaaccttacaagttctttccttgcttcttggcctttgcattctttatcagcagaaggacattgttttatcaacagggattctcctctagctggctaagctattgttctttggttaaccagtactcagtatcctatgactcaaagcaggctttcatttctactttgattctagccttcatatttccaGACTCTTTTGTTAaaccatcacattcataaggtttccctgtttcaccttccccaaCAGACCACGTGTTTTGACAATGAGCAGATATATCTATCATGCTAATGGTATTGGTTGATATGAGTGGCTACATATAACATTTGGTTGGAAGGTTCATGGAGAGGTCAGCTTTGGCTCAGGGCCTGTTGTTCAGGCCTCAGCACTTCAACCCGACAAGCACCAGGCAAAAACTGTCAAGACCTCGCTAAGTCCCAGAGGCATTCCCTGTACATGTCAATCCTCTGCCTCTTAACTGGGATTAAGCAAGAGCATAGGGAAGGGACTTGTGGGAGGTAGTAACTCATCATCATTTCACCTGCTGAACAGAacaggggaaggagctggagcaaaCCCATCATTGAGGGAAAATACATTGATAAATTACTAGCAAATCCATTTTGTAGGAATTGCTGTAAATTCATGTGTACAGTTAAATTTAAACATATACAGCTCAAGAAATTTTGTGTATATAACCTCTCCATAACCTAACACCACAGAAGAGGCAATTCTATAACCCATGAAAGTTTTGCCAGCTGGGAATCATCAGCTAATTCTGTTTAGGTGTGAGACATTTGATTTTAAGGAGAACACAGGTGTAACAATCCAATCAGGTGTAACCAATCAGCACAAGAGAGGCCCAGGACACACAGAGAAGTCCCAAAACTGGCTAACAAACATTTCCCAGACATGCAGCCAGATTTAATGAACATTAAATACTCCAAGAGGCCAAAACATGTAGTTCAAAATCATTCAGGTTGGAACAGAccttgtttttggttttgtcccCAAAACTGCTTTGCCTGTGTAAGAACAATCAGCCACACACTCCATACTTGAGGGGCTTCACAGCTTCTCCTAGATGCTCCTTTTGCTGCTGGTCTCTgggagctcctgccctgcctgctcagTGCACACAGATCACCATGGCAGTGCCCCCCCTCCACATACAGACAGCACACCTGGAGCAAACACAATCCTCCCTTTCCAAGAATTGCAATTATTTTGCAGCTACTCTATTTGTTCCATAATATATCTTCTTGGGGAAGCCTCTTTGGGTAAtaggcagctctccagctgctgcagcctcttccagAACTACAAGTCCTGGTTTACAAGAGGTTTCTGCTGCAACCCCTACACCTGATTGACCTCAGATtgaagggagggagaaaacGATTACAGAAAGTACCAATTACATCATTcccaaaagtaattttcttgcACCATAAAGAAAACAAGGCTAATTTATACCCCAAATCAGCATTTTAGCTGTCTTTTGAACAAGAAAATAGAATAATTTTCTAGGGAACTAAGATCTGTGGTGTAGTAAGGTGAAGCCATACCTTAGGAGAAGGTTTAAATTACATCAATAACGGGTTCAGGAAGAGCCAAGTTTGGACAAAACTAAGGCAGCCCTTCCCTCTAAAAATTGCCTCTTGGTTCAGGCACCCTTGCCGCCTCACAGAGGTGCAGGCAGCACGTACCTGCATCAGGGAGACACAAGAAGTAACTCCGTCGGgaagccagagcagagaggagacTCCTgacctcctccagcaccaggcatGTTCCAGGAGGCCGTGCCAGAAGCCTTCCTGCGGCTCGGCGGGTGCTGCCCATGTCCCCGAGGCTCCGCTCACCGGCCTCCCCTCACGCCGGGGCGGGAAACGGCGGGGGGAGCCGCACATGCCGGGGGGCTCCTTTTAAAGGTGTCCCGGGCTCCTCcccctgctctccctcctccccctgccctctctcctcccctctcctcccttctcctcccctgccctcctgTGGTTCCCACCCCTCAGGGCGGGGTTGCCCCCTACGCTCCGCCCCTCGCCCCCGGCGGGGCAGCGCGGGCAGCGGCACCGGCGACAGCGCGGGCGGTACCGGCATGTCctgagcggcggcggcggccgatCCGGGCCGGAGCCAGCACGGAGGGCTCGGTGGAGCAGCGGGCCAAGGGCCGGGCCCCCATGAAGGAGAAGGAggcgggcgcggagcggggCAAGCCCGCCACTTACACCGGGGACAAGAAGGCGCGCATGGCGGCCAAGACCAACAAGAAGTGGGTGCGCCTGGCCACCGTGCTGGCCTACGTGCTCTCCGTCTCGCTGGCCGCCATCGTGCTCGCCGTCTACTACAGCCTCATCTGGCAGCCGGTGcgcggcagcggcggctcctccagccccggccccggcgccgccgccaCCCCCGCGCAGCTCCGCGCCGCGCCCGCCGGACCCACGGCGGGGCCTCCGCCCGCACCGCCGCgcaccggccccggccccgccgccaccgccaCCGCCCCGCCGGCCGCGTCCCCCCCGCCCGCGGCTGGGAGCGGGCCGGGCGCCGGCAGCCCCTGAGGCGGGCGGGCCGCGGGAGGCCGCGCCGCCGGGGATGCGGCCCCGGGGCTCGGCCGAGGATGGAGACCGATGGCTCGCCCGTCCCTGCGGCACCGTGCAGCGCCCGTGGAGACTGACCGGAGACCGACCTGGAGACTGACTCGGCCCCGTTTGGACTCGGTGGAACTGCGgtatcttctttttccccccgGTTTTTCCTcaaaagggaattttgtggcttCGTTTTCTTCCTCACCAGGGCTAGCTTCTCCCTTTGAACCCGCATTGAATTCCTGCGCTGTTTATGCCAGTCTGTTACCTATACAAGGATATCGGTGTCCAAAATTCCTCGCTATTTACAGGATCAGCTGGGAACAATACGAATTTAGAGGCTGTAATCCGTTGTTGAAGTAAAAACAGTTTTGTTTAACGATGAGCATaaacttatttaaaatatgtggaAGGTAAATTGACTTGTTtactatattaaaatattttcccaataTGAAAGTCTCTGTAACAAAGTATGTTCTCTTCGGTGGTGGGAGGAGGACTGCTGAACTGGAAGGGGTCTGAGTAGCAAAAATTTGGCCACTGCAATGGGCAACTGTGGTATATGATGTTGATTCATTTGTCATTGGTCTCTGTAGGTGAGGCTGGAGAAACCTCTATACGTGGCTAATTGTGGAAGCGAAGCAGTGGTGCTGGAAAGGTTTGAtctgtgctggcagagcaggtggAGCTGTGGCGGTGGGTGCTGGtgggctctgagctgcagcacGGTTGTACCCGCGTGCTGCTGCCTGCGAGGGATGGCAGCGCTTACAGATCATCCCCGCACCTCTGGAGCAAGTGGAACCAGGGTAGGTCTGggccaggcagctcctggtgtGTCCTGGGAAGGCTCTACTCCCAGCTCCTTGGTTTCCTGCTCTGTGGTCCTCAGAAATCTTCTGTTCCTGGATGAGCAGTATGAAAACATGGCCTTTAATGACTCTGGGATGTGGGATATAAACTAGAAACTCTAAGAGCCATGTTGTTccaagctgctgctttccagatGGATGGATTCGGCTGAATCTGTGAggctgccaggctgtgctgcatcCCTGTGAAAGAATCACAGCAGTTCAGATTCCTTCTGCTGAGGGATGCAAATGTGCTGTAACGTGGCGTACGTATTTCAGTTGTGCAGATCACAAAGGAACCATAAAATACAGCACTTGGCTGCTTGAAAAGAGCTGTTTCATATCATAATCAGGGTTTGGGACTGTGTTGGTTTTTTAAGGCTGCATCCTCAGCTGGGCATTGCCTTTACAGCATCTGTGAAAGGTAGAACCAGGACCAGAGGGCTTGTAGGGAGAAATGAGGTAAAAGGAGAGTGGTTTGTGATCTTTTCACCCTCCTTTCCAGTGTTCTGGGGAGCGTGCAGGGAAGGCTTTGTCTTGTTGGAACGAAAAGCTGGTGGAAGGATAAAACAATCCCGCTTAGTCACTTTAGCCAAAATCATGGGATCGCTGCCACCCTCCTGCGGGGCAGGTGGAATAGCTGGAAGCACTGTGTCAGCAGATGGGTGCCCTGCAGCTGTCACCTCCCGAGCTGCTTCTCTGCTCTTGCTGTTCATCTGCAGGAGGAAGGCTGAGTGTCCCAGAGCAGCACCGGCTCCGGGCCCCACGGGTGTCTGTTCTGTGAGTGGGGAATTGTGTTCCTCTGATGGTTCTGCCCACAGTGTGTTGATCTCTTTCTGTGGGACTGCTCATGCCCATGGCAGTTCCAGGTCCTGGTGACAGCAATGCCATTTGCTGGCCTTGGGATACACCTCTGATTGTGGGGGAaagttcctgcagctccccaagGGAGGAATGAGCGACAGAGAAACCAGGCTCATTGTGGTGCCAGTTGAGTTTAGTCTGCTCCTTGGCTCGGGTGCTAAATGCAGAACCAGTTGGGAAGTGTCTCTGAGAAGGAGCTTGTGTTTAACTTGTAAAACCTTTGGAGATAAATAAAGCTGCGTGCAATGACATGGATGCTGGGatttctctgctgctggccTGCAGCTTGGAGCTGGTGACTCTAGCGGCTCTGAACGGTGCATCCAATCTGTGCTGAGTGCCCAGGGCCTCCTGGCATCCTTCACTTTAACTACAATTGCTCTCAGAAGACTAATAGAGCCTGGTTGCATGGtgcagaggggagaggaagtGAATGGAATTAAATGGGCTGCGTGGCCCTCTTCCAACCTGTCGTGTAACTGCTGAGAGACGCCTTGTACTGGGGAGCAGGAACAACCTAAAGCTCTTTACctggtttgtggttttggtaGCAAAGGATCTCTGGGACAGAGACAGTGCTCAAATCCGCTGAATCAAAGGGAACAGGCCCTTCACTGATGGCTGCCTCCCCTTCTGGTGCTAAAAATAGTTGATGAGCCAGTACGAGGATGGTTGTGGCTGTCTGCATTCCTGTAGGAAAGTGCAGGCTTGGTGAGTTCCCAGACTGTGTTTTTGCATCTTCTCCTCTGCTGACAAACAGATTTCAGTGAAATGCTGCTATTTCTGTACCTATTACAACTGGCT encodes:
- the INAFM2 gene encoding putative transmembrane protein INAFM2, with amino-acid sequence MKEKEAGAERGKPATYTGDKKARMAAKTNKKWVRLATVLAYVLSVSLAAIVLAVYYSLIWQPVRGSGGSSSPGPGAAATPAQLRAAPAGPTAGPPPAPPRTGPGPAATATAPPAASPPPAAGSGPGAGSP